A single genomic interval of Anopheles marshallii chromosome 2, idAnoMarsDA_429_01, whole genome shotgun sequence harbors:
- the LOC128718282 gene encoding uncharacterized protein K02A2.6-like, which translates to MHTNEEINQQTRNGAEGPPSRSSHRGSVGRPETEFGWIHELFKQQQTMMQEQQQTFMKQQEKFIAEIWQTARCKDPVNVEQISDVLAGQIKDFRFNPEECVTFTGWFSRYEDLFEKDAHKLEDDGKVRLLLRKLGLPEHERYTSYVLPSKPKDLNFAETVSKLKSLFGPPESEVSKRFKCLQLQKTKLEDYVAFSCRVNKSVVESELAVLTEEQLKCFLFVCGLKDDSDAEVRLRLLKQIRGNGSITLPQLVEECQQIVDLKGDTVMIEGENKDVNVVKDGKLDHIAQKWQNNRVEQGAQRKASIPVIKCWLCGEGHFARKCSYGGYRCKQCHKYGHKEGHCNAAERYRKSKTYGKVRTVVVNRVMSKDKGHVSVMLNGESVKMMVDTSADISIISREQWRKIGEPPLRPPSVKAKTASGNKLRIIGEFSAQLTLKQQTKNCTVRVTEEQLMLLGADMMDVFGLWDVPLASVCNSVCVATQSMESVRREFGSLFSHDLGHCTKAKVRMELKKEAVPVFRPKRPVSYAMRPAIDEELDRLEKEGIINRVNFSAWAAPIVVVRKANGSIRICGDYSTGLNNALQPHQYPIPLPEEIFSTLTNSAMFSQIDLTDAFLQVEVEQECRELLTVNTHRGLYAYNRLPPGVKVAPGAFQQLMETMLAGIKDVAVYLDDIVIGGADEHTHMMNLRAVLAKLREYGFKIRPEKCKFLQKQIKYLGHILDREGQRPDPAKIEAIVNMPTPKNPSEVRSFLGAMNYYGKFVPQMRNLRYPLDDLLKKDGHWQWSPECQQAFETFKRILTSDLLLTYYDPRKPIIVAADASSVGVGATISHKMSNGTMKIIQHASRALTKTEMGYSQPDHEGLAIIYAVTKFHRMIFGRRFTLQTDHAPLLRIFGSRTGIPVYTANRLQRWALTLLMYDFNIEYV; encoded by the coding sequence ATGCATACCAACGAAGAAATTAATCAGCAGACGCGCAACGGCGCCGAAGGACCGCCATCGCGCAGCAGCCATCGAGGAAGCGTCGGTCGGCCAGAAACTGAATTTGGCTGGATTCATGAACttttcaaacaacagcaaactatGATGcaggagcaacaacaaacgtttATGAAGCAACAGGAAAAGTTTATAGCAGAAATTTGGCAAACAGCACGCTGCAAGGATCCCGTGAATGTGGAACAGATAAGTGATGTGCTGGCGGGCCAGATCAAAGACTTTCGTTTCAACCCAGAAGAGTGTGTCACTTTCACCGGATGGTTTTCGCGGTACGAAGACCTTTTTGAGAAGGATGCGCATAAACTGGAAGACGATGGAAAGGTGCGATTGCTGCTGAGGAAGCTTGGTTTACCCGAGCACGAACGATACACGAGCTATGTGCTGCCGAGTAAGCCTAAGGATTTAAATTTTGCCGAGACGGTGAGTAAGTTGAAATCGCTTTTTGGTCCCCCTGAATCGGAGGTGAGCAAACGGTTTAAGTGTCTTCAACTGCAAAAGACAAAGCTGGAGGACTATGTGGCATTTAGCTGCCGAGTGAATAAAAGTGTGGTGGAATCCGAACTCGCGGTGCTAACGGAAGAACAACTGAAGTGTTTTCTATTCGTGTGCGGGTTAAAGGACGATAGCGACGCCGAAGTAAGATTGCGATTGCTTAAGCAGATTAGGGGAAACGGATCAATCACATTGCCCCAGTTAGTCGAGGAATGTCAGCAGATTGTTGATTTGAAGGGAGACACCGTAATGATCGAGGGCGAGAACAAAGATGTAAACGTCGTGAAGGACGGGAAACTAGACCATATTGCTCAAAAGTGGCAAAATAACCGCGTTGAACAAGGAGCACAGCGTAAAGCCAGTATACCTGTGATAAAGTGTTGGCTTTGTGGGGAAGGCCATTTTGCTCGGAAGTGTTCATATGGCGGTTACAGATGCAAGCAATGTCACAAGTATGGCCACAAGGAAGGTCATTGTAATGCAGCCGAACGGTATAGGAAATCAAAAACGTATGGCAAAGTACGAACGGTTGTAGTTAACAGGGTCATGAGCAAAGACAAAGGTCATGTGAGCGTGATGCTAAATGGCGAATCTGTGAAGATGATGGTGGACACTAGTGCAGATATCTCTATAATTTCGAGAGAACAATGGCGAAAAATCGGCGAGCCTCCATTGCGTCCACCATCCGTGAAAGCAAAGACAGCGTCGGGTAACAAGCTGCGAATCATAGGTGAATTTAGTGCACAGTTAACATTGaagcaacaaacgaaaaattgtACAGTGCGAGTTACTGAGGAACAATTAATGTTGCTAGGTGCTGATATGATGGATGTTTTCGGGTTGTGGGATGTACCGCTAGCGTCGGTGTGTAATAGTGTATGTGTAGCTACTCAGAGCATGGAATCTGTTAGAAGGGAGTTCGGTAGCCTGTTTTCCCATGATTTGGGACACTGCACGAAGGCGAAAGTGAGGATGGAGCTGAAGAAAGAAGCTGTTCCCGTATTTCGGCCGAAACGACCAGTTTCTTATGCGATGCGTCCGGCAATAGACGAGGAATTAGATCGGCTGGAAAAAGAAGGTATCATAAACCGCGTTAACTTTTCAGCATGGGCGGCGCCTATAGTAGTAGTCCGCAAGGCTAATGGGAGTATACGCATATGTGGAGACTACTCTACAGGGTTAAATAATGCACTTCAGCCCCACCAGTATCCAATTCCGTTGCCGGAAGAGATTTTCTCAACGTTGACGAATTCAGCGATGTTCAGCCAGATAGACCTCACCGATGCTTTTCTTCAGGTCGAAGTAGAACAAGAGTGCAGAGAGCTGCTAACAGTAAACACACATCGAGGATTGTATGCGTACAATCGACTGCCGCCGGGGGTGAAGGTTGCACCAGGTGCCTTTCAGCAGTTAATGGAGACCATGCTGGCTGGAATAAAGGATGTTGCAGTGTATTTGGATGATATAGTCATCGGCGGAGCGGATGAACACACCCACATGATGAACCTGCGTGCAGTGCTAGCAAAGCTGCGGGAGTATGGTTTCAAAATCAGACCAGAGAAGTGTAAATTTTTACAAAAGCAGATTAAATATCTTGGTCACATTTTAGATCGTGAAGGTCAACGCCCGGATCCCGCTAAGATAGAAGCGATCGTGAATATGCCCACACCGAAGAATCCATCAGAGGTACGTTCATTCTTAGGGGCGATGAATTATTACGGAAAATTTGTGCCCCAGATGAGAAATCTGCGTTATCCGCTTGATGACTTGCTTAAGAAAGATGGTCATTGGCAATGGAGTCCGGAATGTCAACAAGCCTTCGAAACGTTTAAGCGGATACTGACCTCAGATCTTTTGTTGACATACTACGATCCGAGGAAGCCGATAATTGTAGCGGCCGATGCATCGTCAGTGGGTGTAGGAGCCACAATTAGCCACAAAATGTCGAACGGAactatgaaaataattcagcATGCATCCCGCGCCCTAACGAAGACGGAAATGGGTTATAGCCAACCAGATCACGAAGGATTGGCAATAATATATGCGGTTACTAAGTTCCACCGAATGATTTTCGGACGACGATTTACGTTGCAAACGGATCATGCACCTTTGTTGCGAATTTTTGGATCGCGCACGGGAATTCCAGTCTATACGGCTAATAGATTGCAACGTTGGGCTCTGACATTGCTGATGTATGATTTTAACATTGAATATGTCTAA